The following coding sequences lie in one Apium graveolens cultivar Ventura chromosome 3, ASM990537v1, whole genome shotgun sequence genomic window:
- the LOC141712211 gene encoding mannitol dehydrogenase-like: MAKSSEIEHPVKAFGWAARDTTGLLSPFKFSRRATGEKDVRLKVLFSGVCHSDHHMIHNNWGFTTYPIVPGHEIVGVVTEVGSKVEKVKVGDNVGIGCLVGSCRSCESCCDNRESHCENIIDTYGSIYFDGTMTHGGYSDTMVADEHFILRWPKNLPLDSGAPLLCAGITTYSPLKYYGLDKPGTKIGVVGLGGLGHVAVKMAKAFGAQVTVIDISESKRKEALEKLGADSFLLNSDQEQMKGARSSLDGIIDTVPVNHPLAPLFDLLKPNGKLVMVGAPEKPFELPVFSLLKGRKLLGGTINGGIKETQEMLDFAAKHNITADVEVIPMDYVNTAMERLVKSDVRYRFVIDIANTMRTEESLGA; this comes from the exons ATGGCGAAATCATCAGAAATTGAGCACCCTGTCAAGGCTTTTGGCTGGGCTGCAAGGGACACTACTGGTCTCCTTTCTCCTTTTAAGTTTTCCAGAAG GGCAACAGGTGAGAAGGATGTGAGGCTCAAAGTTTTGTTTTCTGGAGTATGTCATTCTGATCATCACATGATCCATAATAATTGGGGCTTCACCACCTATCCTATCGTTCCTGG GCACGAAATTGTTGGTGTGGTAACTGAAGTTGGGAGCAAAGTGGAAAAAGTCAAGGTCGGAGATAATGTTGGAATTGGGTGCTTAGTTGGATCTTGTCGTTCATGTGAAAGTTGCTGCGACAACAGGGAGAGTCACTGTGAAAATATAATAGATACCTATGGTTCTATATATTTTGATGGAACCATGACACACGGAGGGTATTCTGATACTATGGTTGCAGACGAGCATTTCATTCTTCGTTGGCCAAAGAATTTGCCACTCGATTCTGGTGCTCCTCTATTGTGTGCCGGGATCACAACTTATAGTCCCTTGAAATACTATGGACTCGACAAGCCTGGTACTAAGATTGGTGTTGTAGGCTTAGGTGGGCTAGGCCATGTAGCTGTGAAGATGGCAAAAGCTTTTGGTGCACAGGTTACGGTAATAGATATTTCtgaaagcaaaaggaaggaaGCATTGGAAAAACTCGGTGCTGATTCTTTCTTGTTAAATAGTGACCAGGAACAAATGAAG GGCGCCAGGAGCTCACTTGATGGAATTATCGATACTGTACCTGTGAATCACCCTCTTGCTCCACTGTTTGATCTATTAAAGCCTAATGGAAAGCTTGTCATGGTTGGTGCACCTGAAAAGCCCTTTGAGCTGCCAGTGTTCTCTTTGCTTAAGG GGAGAAAGCTTCTTGGAGGCACTATTAATGGTGGGATAAAGGAAACACAAGAAATGCTTGATTTTGCAGCAAAGCACAACATAACAGCTGATGTTGAAGTTATTCCTATGGACTATGTGAACACCGCAATGGAGAGACTTGTGAAGTCAGATGTTCGATACAGATTTGTCATCGACATTGCAAATACGATGAGGACCGAAGAAAGTTTGGGGGCCTAG